One segment of Carya illinoinensis cultivar Pawnee chromosome 13, C.illinoinensisPawnee_v1, whole genome shotgun sequence DNA contains the following:
- the LOC122291014 gene encoding uncharacterized protein LOC122291014, translating into MLLKEVPIQSRTLVPSENVHVTLETNVASLVKNPTLLESEDSELLVTGNPGVGAAIIGQCDVVSEVLEMESRGGQVQSHLASAGGLAYSSDGEMGGRGLDVRMEKAYDSDQEPPEYKTKRIEQLTHCVRHSQKRLKSLVKKHRVSVVAILEPFHEESKMPRLASFLEFSKFCCNEYSGGKAWLFWKEEYGFEVLNMTNQSLSGWFHLGTNQVFVTFVYAKCTMLECRGLSGELDSISIVDDPWLVVGDFNVICSDSERIGGNPRPVSTMVEFNESLDNCGLVEMRVHGRSMSWCNDHNGRSRSWARLDLPVMNVAFSNLFGSVYMEYLMREPSNHCPMVVHVCPPRLQYGPSPFRFQNMWCSHESFFKCVEEAWAEPAVGGSGLYKLAAKLKKVKVTLKQWNQNTFGRVDLLIKTLEEKVEFLELQLQDKNNPIVEEEFLLAKQELAEWDAREEMRLAQKAKRKCPNVHPADLSALVDPVISAEENTLLCASPAENEVKAAVFSIPKHSFPGPDGFGSSFYMFCWEIVKEDVIEAARDFFSGASLLRFYSSSYIVLIPKVPDPKSFDTFRPISLCFVAYKKFLKILVNRLTSLLPKIILQEQRVFISGRSIFENITLVQEMVQSLHKKTQGGNMLLNVNMTKENDRVHWDFLL; encoded by the exons ATGTTGTTGAAGGAGGTTCCTATACAGTCTAGAACTCTGGTGCCCAGTGAAAATGTTCATGTGACACTTGAAACCAATGTTGCTAGTTTGGTGAAGAATCCTACTCTCTTGGAGTCTGAAGACTCTGAACTTTTAGTGACTGGGAATCCTGGAGTAGGAGCTGCTATAATCGGGCAATGTGATGTAGTGTCAGAGGTGTTGGAAATGGAAAGCCGTGGTGGGCAGGTTCAAAGTCATCTTGCTAGTGCTGGTGGTTTGGCGTATAGTTCGGATGGTGAGATGGGAGGTAGGGGGCTGGATGTGCggatggaaaaggcatatgattCTGACCAAGAGCCTCCTGAGTATAAAACCAAACGAATAGAGCAGTTGACACATTGTGTAAGGCATTCGCA GAAGAGACTTAAGAGTTTAGTTAAAAAGCATCGAGTATCGGTAGTGGCGATTTTGGAACCTTTTCATGAGGAATCTAAAATGCCACGGCTGGCTAGTTTTTTGGAGTTCTCAAAGTTTTGCTGTAATGAATATTCAGGTGGTAAAGCATGGCTTTTTTGGAAGGAGGAATATGGGTTTGAGGTGCTCAATATGACTAATCAATCCCTGTCGGGTTGGTTTCATTTGGGGACTAATCAAGTTTTCGTGACCTTTGTTTATGCTAAGTGTACTATGTTAGAATGTCGCGGCTTATCGGGGGAGCTTGATAGTATCAGTATAGTTGATGATCCGTGGTTGGTGGTAGGGGACTTTAATGTCATATGCTCGGATTCAGAACGTATTGGGGGAAACCCACGTCCCGTGTCAACAATGGTGGAGTTTAATGAAAGCTTGGATAATTGTGGGCTTGTAGAGATGAGAGTTCATGGTAGGAGTATGTCATGGTGTAATGACCACAATGGTCGATCCCGCAGTTGGGCCCGTTTAGACCTACCGGTGATGAATGTTGCTTTCTCTAATTTATTTGGCTCGGTTTATATGGAATATCTGATGAGGGAGCCATCCAATCATTGTCCCATGGTGGTTCACGTATGCCCACCGAGATTACAGTATGGTCCTTCTCCTTTTCGCTTCCAAAATATGTGGTGCTCACATGAATCATTCTTTAAGTGTGTGGAGGAAGCATGGGCAGAACCAGCAGTCGGTGGTAGTGGTTTGTATAAACTAGCTGCCAAACTGAAGAAAGTGAAGGTAACCTTAAAACAGTGGAACCAAAATACTTTTGGCCGGGTGGATTTATTGATTAAGACTCTTGAGGAGAAGGTGGAGTTCCTTGAGCTCCAGCTTCAGgataaaaacaatccaattgttgaagaagagtttttgCTGGCTAAACAGGAGCTTGCCGAATGGGACGCAAGGGAAGAAATGAGATTGGCTCAAAAGGCAAAGAGGAAATG CCCAAATGTACATCCTGCAGACCTTTCGGCACTTGTAGATCCTGTGATTTCGGCTGAGGAAAATACTTTGCTATGTGCAAGCCCGGCAGAAAATGAAGTTAAAGCAGCGGTGTTCTCCATTCCGAAGCATAGTTTTCCTGGTCCTGATGGTTTCGGTTCGAGTTTTTACATGTTTTGTTGGGAGATTGTGAAGGAGGACGTGATCGAAGCAGCGCGTGATTTTTTCAGTGGTGCCTCGTTACTAAGGTTTTACTCGTCATCTTATATAGTGCTCATCCCAAAAGTTCCGGATCCAAAGAGTTTCGATACATTTAGGCCTATAAGCCTTTGCTTTGTggcttataaaaaatttttgaagattttgGTTAACAGGTTGACGAGTCTCCTCCCAAAGATAATTTTACAAGAACAAAGAGTTTTTATTTCTGGGAggagtatttttgaaaatattacgcTCGTTCAAGAGATGGTCCAGTCATTGCACAAAAAGACCCAAGGTGGCAATATGCTGTTGAATGTCAATATGACCAAGGAAAATGATAGAGTTCACTGGGATTTTCTTTTGTAG
- the LOC122291825 gene encoding protein argonaute 4, whose amino-acid sequence MDSFEPDDNGATNGNGAQEALPPPPPVIPPDVVPVCAEPEHRPEPVKKKVVRVPIARRGLGSKGQKITLLTNHFKVMVTNVEGHFFHYSVSLSYEDGRPVDGKGIGRRVIDRVQETYDTELAGKDFAYDGEKSLFTVGPLPRNKLEFTVVLEDIQSNRNNGNRSPDDRGSPNESDRKRMRRPYQSKTFKVEISFAAKIPMQAIANALRGQESENSQEALRVLDIILRQHAAKQGCLLVRQSFFHNDPRNFADVGGGVLGCRGFHSSFRTTQGGLSLNIDVSTTMIIQPGPVVDFLIANQNVRDPFSLDWSKAKRTLKNLRIKTSPANTEYKITGLSEKPCKEQTFTLKQRNGKDVDGDNTIEVTVYDYFVNHRGIELRYSADLPCINVGKPKRPTYFPLELCSLVSLQRYTKALSVLQRSSLVEKSRQKPNERMKTLSDALKSNNYDSEPMLRSCGISISTSFSQVEGRVLPAPRLKVGNGEDFFPRNGRWNFNNKKLAQPTKIQRWAVVNFSARCDTQGLVRDLIKCGEMKGILIDPPFDVFQENPQNRRAPPVVRVEKMFEDIQSKLPGAPQFLLCLLPERKNSDLYGPWKRKNLAELGVVTQCMAPTRVNDQYLTNVLLKINAKLGGLNSLLAVEHSPSIPVVSKAPTIILGMDVSHGSPGQSDMPSIAAVVSSRQWPLISKYRASVRTQSPKVEMIDSLFKQVAETEDDGIVRELLLDFYTSSGKRKPDQIIIFRDGVSESQFNQVLNIELDQIIEACKFLDEKWSPKFVVIVAQKNHHTKFFQQGSPDNVPPGTIIDNKICHPRNNDFYLCAHAGMIGTTRPTHYHVLLDEVGFSSDDLQELVHSLSYVYQRSTTAISVVAPICYAHLAATQIGQFIKFEDMSETSSSHGGLTSVGAVPVPQLPRLQENVCNSMFFC is encoded by the exons ATGGATTCATTCGAGCCAGACGATAATGGGGCAacaaatggaaatggagcacAGGAAGCACTGCCACCTCCTCCTCCTGTTATCCCACCGGATGTTGTTCCAGTGTGTGCTGAACCTGAACACCGTCCTGAACCTGTTAAGAAAAAGGTTGTGCGAGTTCCTATAGCTAGGCGTGGGCTTGGAAGCAAAGGGCAAAAGATTACTCTGCTTACTAATCACTTCAAAGTTATGGTTACTAATGTTGAGGGCCATTTCTTCcactatagt gtttctttgagttaTGAAGATGGGCGCCCTGTAGACGGTAAAGGTATTGGAAGAAGGGTGATTGATAGGGTGCAGGAGACTTATGACACTGAGTTAGCGGGAAAGGACTTTGCTTATGATGGGGAGAAGAGTTTGTTCACTGTTGGTCCACTGCCCCGCAACAAACTTGAGTTTACTGTTGTACTTGAGGATATTCAGTCAAACAG AAACAACGGAAACCGTAGCCCTGATGACCGAGGAAGTCCAAATGAGAGTGACAGAAAAAGAATGCGACGTCCATATCAGTCAAAGACATTCAAAGTAGAAATTAGCTTTGCTGCCAAGATTCCCATGCAGGCCATTGCAAATGCGTTACGTGGTCAAGAGTCTGAGAACTCACAAGAAGCCCTTAGAGTGCTGGATATTATATTGAGACAGCATGCTGCTAAACA GGGCTGCCTCCTTGTTCGCCAATCATTCTTTCACAATGATCCAAGAAATTTTGCAGATGTAGGAGGTGGTGTTCTTGGCTGCAGAGGATTTCATTCTAGTTTTAGGACCACACAGGGTGGCTTATCCCTGAATATTG ATGTATCAACTACCATGATTATACAGCCTGGGCCGGTGGTAGATTTTTTAATTGCCAACCAGAACGTGAGGGATCCATTTTCACTTGATTGGTCGAAG GCGAAACGAACGCTCAAGAATCTTAGGATTAAAACAAGTCCGGCCAATACAGAGTACAAGATAACCGGTTTGAGTGAGAAACCTTGCAAAGAGCAAAC ATTTACCCTGAAGCAGAGAAATGGCAAGGATGTAGATGGTGACAATACAATAGAAGTGACTgtttatgattattttgttAACCATCGTGGTATAGAATTGCGTTACTCTGCAGACCTACCATGTATCAATGTTGGGAAGCCAAAACGTCCAACTTATTTCCCTCTTGAG cttTGTTCGTTGGTGTCCTTGCAACGATACACAAAAGCTCTATCGGTGCTTCAAAGATCTTCACTAGTGGAAAAATCGAGACAAAAGCCGAATGAGAGGATGAAGACTTTGTCTGAT GCTTTGAAAAGCAACAATTATGATTCTGAACCTATGCTGCGATCATGTGGCATTTCAATTAGTACCAGCTTCTCTCAAGTGGAAGGTCGTGTTCTGCCAGCACCAAGG TTGAAAGTGGGGAATGGGGAGGATTTCTTTCCTAGGAATGGAAGATGGAACTTCAACAATAAG AAATTAGCGCAGCCAACCAAGATACAAAGATGGGCTGTTGTGAACTTCTCTGCGCGTTGTGATACACAGGGTCTTGTACGAGATCTGATAAAATGTGGAGAAATGAAAGGAATT CTTATAGATCCTCCGTTCGATGTCTTTCAAGAGAATCCTCAAAATAGACGGGCTCCCCCGGTGGTTAGAGTTGAGAAGATGTTTGAGGATATACAGTCAAAACTTCCTGGTGCTCCACAGTTTCTTCTTTGCTTGCTTCCTGAGAGGAAAAACTCAGATCTATATG GTCCGTGGAAACGGAAAAATCTTGCTGAGCTTGGAGTAGTCACCCAGTGCATGGCTCCTACAAGGGTTAACGATCAATATCTTACCAATGTTCTTTTGAAGATCAATGCAAAG TTGGGTGGTTTGAATTCGTTACTAGCTGTTGagcactctccatccatccctgtGGTTTCCAAGGCTCCCACCATCATACTTGGAATGGATGTGTCACATGGCTCTCCTGGGCAGTCTGACATGCCGTCAATTGCTGCG GTCGTCAGCTCAAGGCAGTGGCcattaatttctaaatatagGGCTTCTGTTCGCACACAGTCCCCAAAGGTTGAAATGATAGATTCTCTGTTCAAGCAGGTGGCGGAAACTGAAGATGATGGCATAGTGAG GGAGCTTCTGCTAGACTTCTATACGAGTTCAGGGAAAAGGAAACCTGATCAGATCATAATATTCAG GGATGGAGTAAGTGAGTCGCAATTCAACCAAGTCTTGAACATTGAACTGGACCAAATAATTGAG GCCTGCAAATTTCTTGATGAGAAGTGGTCCCCCAAGTTTGTAGTAATTGTTGCACAGAAAAATCACCATACAAAATTCTTCCAGCAGGGGTCTCCTGATAATGTTCCACCTG GGACGATTATTGATAACAAAATctgccatccaagaaacaatgaTTTCTATTTATGTGCACATGCTGGAATGATT GGGACCACTAGGCCTACACATTACCATGTTCTATTAGATGAGGTTGGCTTTTCATCAGATGATCTACAGGAACTTGTGCATTCCCTATCATATGT GTATCAAAGAAGCACTACTGCAATATCTGTAG TTGCTCCCATATGCTATGCGCACTTGGCTGCCACCCAAATTGGACAGTTCATAAAATTTGAAGACATGTCTGAGACGTCATCAAGCCATGGTGGGTTGACATCTGTTGGAGCTGTCCCTGTGCCACAGCTGCCCAGATTACAGGAGAATGTCTGCAACTCTATGTTCTTCTGTTGA